The stretch of DNA cgaggtggaatatggtggcagggggcaccgcacacggctaaggaacgatcacgttgatcaattgtgtgttctagggtgcccacttgcctccgtatataaaggagccaagggggaggggggcggccggccaaggagggcgcgccaagggagtcctactccctctgggagtaggatccccccccccccaatcctagttggaactAGTACAATGCCCGTGTGTTGCCACGGGCCTTTTAATTTTTGTTCTGATTGTATATATACATGTATTGTTGTATTTAACTCGATGATTTTTTGGTCCCTTCCAACAACATCGCGTCAACATTCTTGTTGAATGGATTCCTTTTGAACATCAACATAATACATCTTTATCTCTTTCATACCCTGCAAAAAATAGACATATAAAAATAAGAAGGGGAGACACATTTTGTATTATCATGTGCAACAGTATATAAAAAAGAATAATTATTTGTATGCATCTCTTTCAATTGGGTAACACTCGGTAAGTTTTCAGTCCATCTATCATAAAGCTTTGTCAATGGACATTTTCAAAGCATCATTGGAAACCGTCAGTTGTTATCTCTATTCTCCAAAAGTGAGTATATAAACACAtactaaaataaaataaaactaaGATAAGCCCATATATAATCCAATgtaagtctttttagatatttgAATATTGACTACTGCATACGGATGAATATAGAAGTATTTTAAAGCGTAGATTCACTTatttttgctccgtatgtagtctatATTAAAATCTCTTACAAGACTTATATTTATGAACATAGAGAGTATATATTCATCGGTCAAGTGCTTGCTTCGAGCATGTAACCGTTTTTACTCGAAGTGAGGCATCATGCTTGTAGACTCACCTATAAATCACTTGTGGGTAATTATTCTCCAGAAATGACTTCCTAGGGTATGTGATATTTTTCACTATATAAAAAAGTATGTGACATTTCTCTAACGGCAAGCAATCAATTTTCCCTAACAAAAAGCAACAACCACTCCTTTTCTTCTCATCTTAAAAAAAGTAGGATGACTGTCATTGGCACAACGCTCACACTCATACCTCATTACCCCATCATGCTCTCCTCGCCACATCATCGTCGCTGTCATGTCTCCCCTCCACGGTATCTCActgccgcctccccccttgcacCACATCATTCAGATCGCAACTTCCTCTCACTACTCTCTCTCCTTCCCTGCATGGCGTCGtccgcccctcctctcctccacACTGAATCGGACGATTCCCAGTTCTAAGAAATGCACACTGTCATAGCTGAGGGCGACCACCACAATGTGGTTTTGCTGGCATGATATATGAAATGATTTATATATTATGTGATATTTTGTCTCTTTTTTTGAAATAATTATAGTCGAGGTATGTGCCTGTGAGTTACCACGGGACCAAATTTTATTGGGACAAATATGGAAGAAAATCAGATAACCAAAAGAAGACTATGTTTTGGTTATGAAGCATACACAGGGTCATCCACGAGGTGCCCTGCACTACCTCGCTCTCAATGGAAATTGTTGATCGGCTCGAACCAGGCAACCGCTGGTCAGCAGATCGTGGAGCTAGTGTGGGTTAACTCCCTCGCTGTGATAAAAAGGTACGGACTACTCCCGTGCACACTTCCTTATTCACATTCTCCTTTTACACACTCCGCTGCATCAAGCGCCGGCGGCAAATAGTGGCAATGGTGGCAGTGGAGCAAGTGCGGAACTCTTGCCTTATCTAACACACAATGAGATTGTCGTGATCGGATTCGATCGGCCTTGACGCCTAGGATTAGCAGGCTGTCATGGACTTCCTCACTGAGGACCATCTTATGCACACCAACCTAATCAATGTTGCCTGTGTTGATGTTGTTCTGTAATCTACCATATAACCATTTGATATACCGGGTTCAATGTGACAAAGAATACTAACATTAGTCCGAGCTCCAAACTCTTTAAGCAACACAAGACCCAGTTCATCCACAAATTTTGGATAGCTATACAAAATATTTAAGTTCACATTAAAATTATGAGGTGTACCTCATGTGAGTGGATCCTCTAAACAGCTACTTCCATCCCTTTGGAAAATGACCAATCTTGTACAGAAGAAGTGGAGGAGGCTCAAACTATTGAATCTTCTCACTACCTATTGATTTAAGTTGCAGAATAGCAGAACACACATACTCAACATAGATGGCCCCATAAATGAGTGCAAAAATGGTATAAATGTGCACAGATTCATTTGTTAGTTGCTTAATCTGACAAGAAAGTGGAGAAGACAGTAAGCAGAAAAAAACTAAAATCTATGGTAACTAAAAGGAGACCTATCTTTGTGCCCTGCATTATGAGAAAAAACATATAGAAAACAAACATGCATGAACCTCCCGGAGTATCCGATGTTGCAGACAAGAATGCAAATGGAAGTGAGCCCAGCTGAGTTCCTACCCACCTAGTCGAACCTTTGGATGCCTTCATCGGTTGAGTGTAAGCTGCTCACTCACCTGGAGGGGATCAATCGGAATGGCAGCTACCTGGAACGGAGCGTGGAAAGTCAGAAACACCATGGGCCAACACGGTCGATGTCATGGTCGCCGGCGCCTCACTCCCACAGCCATGGTCGCGGTAACGGTCGCCAGCGGCAGCATCGACGTCTCCCCCTCGTTGCAATCCTAATCAGCCTCTCCCAGCACTCGTCTCAGGTAAAACGCTTCGTCAGTGCATTAAATTAAAGCTACCTAAGTCAGAGAACATTGACTCTACAAACCATTTTGTTTGAATATTATAAAATACGAAAATTATTTGAATTATAAAAATCAAGGCAAAAAAACCTATTTGGAGGAAGGCTTGGATTTATTTCATAACTGAGATACTATAAAACTAAACAAAAACATAAAACTACTACTTCTAATTCAAATATTGTAGTAAACAATATTGTGACAGTTGTGTACATTTATTTTTAGAGCACACATTTAAATAGACGAGACATACATTTGCAAGTGTTTCTTACTGCTATCAACAACATTGAACCATCCTTCAATCCTAATAATGATAGTCTCATTCATTGCTGGCTTTGTAACCTTGAAGCAAACTAACGAATTTCAATATTAATTATGCAACTAATAGCAAGCAAGACTTACCAATCAATTGTTGCTCTCCTACTATTTCTCCTAAGAAACGAGTCCTCACTGAAGGTCAAGTATTAAGATATGTACAGCTGAAACCAAGTAGACAGCATGATAGTCCAGCCATTAAACCTTCATTCCTGAGACGAAAAAGGGCAATGAAGATGGTGTCATATGTTGTCTTGCAAACAATCTTGCTTCAACATCAAGATGCCACTATTTCGTACTGTCAACCAAAAAAAGATGACGATGTTTGCACTGCCACTGCCTCACAAATTAGTCAACCTCGTGAACTATAATAAAAACAATGCAATATAAGTGCTCGTGACTCAATTATAAGAACCAAAAGGTAGCCATCATCACTTGGTCTATATTCCTAGCTGCATTCAAGCGGTACAATCAGCAATTCGGCAAACTAATTTGAAACACCTTTGAGGAAATTTCCTTACATGACAATGTACCTAGGGGAAAATCCATCTAATCTTTAATCACTGAGGTGCTCAAAGAGAACATTCAACTTCAGGAAATTAGCATATCTCTCCAATATTTTTTAGGGACAAAAATATGAGCAATGCTTGTGGACTGACAAGGACGGAGACAAGCATCTGATTGCATAGCGGCATAGTAGCGCGGTTGTCATGCAGGGGTAAGTAGGGAGTACGGCACAATGGCATCATCCACGGCTAGGACCGCGACCATGAGGCAGACAAGGATGGGAGTGGCGCCAGGACGAAGTAGAACCTGTAAGCCAATCTTATGGTTAGGTCAGCAATGACATGCCATGATAGATCAAATATTCAAACTGGAACCTAAGAAATCAAAGTCAAACCTGTAACCGAACTTAGTCCAGTATCCTAAGTGTATAAGTTGACGATGGAAAAGGAACACATTTTGTCCAAACAGTACATTGCTCATGTCTTGCCTGATTTTTTCATGGTCGTGACAATAAATGATCAGGATTATTATTGTTCAGTATGGCTTCTTaacacacatacacatgcatatgtCTAACAACGAAGAGCCCAGTGGAAAAATTTCGATCTCAGAAACTACTTAACTCGATTCATTTCACACAATTCAGAAAATATTCTGATCCAAATATTCCAATCCCAATGAACTCATTAGTGAGAAAAAATCAATTATCATTAACACACATAATTTCCAACATCTCATAATAAATTGATACCCCATATGAATGAATCCTCGACCTGACATTGGTATCCCATATGCATGAAGCCTCGAACAAGATAGTTCGACACTGGGTCCCTAAATTCACGCATATGGTCAAATCACTAAACACAAGAACAACCAAGCCTCGATTGGTATCCCATACCCATGCAGCTTGCAACGATTCAAGGAAAATTTGTCGAGAAGGAGTTGCGTTGCTTGCTTGCTTGCCAATGCCAGCTACTTGCGATTGCGCTCCACGGAACTGAATCGTCAAGCCAAATTGTGGCACGACTTTATCTCCACACGGTAAAACACGCAAAGGATCCTTAAAGGAGTTAACACATGGGTACGGAGTGCTACATAAATTCTTTTTTCCTCTTAGCATTTTCAAGAACAAGCGTATGAAAATACTTTCGTGAGGTCTAATCGAATATCTGAATTGGAGAGTGTAGTCCATACATGTAACTACTAAGCCTAGTTCAGTGTAAGAATTTTGTAGTGTCTAGTCTAGTCCATACATGTAACTAATCTAGTTCAGGGTAAGAATTTTCTGTCAAGAAGAATCAAGTAGCTAGTGAAAACAAGACAAAGCTTGGACGAGTTTGTACAGAAAATACCTTGGTAATTTTCTCCGAGTACAGTGCTCAGTTGTAACTCCTTTAGTAGTATGCAGAATTGCAGACCATACAAATATTTACTGACTGCAGCAGATCTTGAACAAAGCATGCCACAATTCTGCTCGTAAAAACGTATGGCAACTCTCTTTACCCTGCATCCGTTGCCTATAAGGTACCTACAACATAGAAGTGGAGTTGTTTAACAAAAAGGTGCCTATAACAGAGAAGTGGAGTTTAAAAGAACAACATGGAAATAACAGTAGTAGTGAGCCACCACTTCAGGCCATTTTGTAGCATAGTCTTGACCAAGCCTGGCATAATCCTGATTACCATGGCCAAGTGTGGAAAAGAACTGCAGAATCATTACCAAGTGTGTAAATGAACACCAGATGAGCAAGAATCAGACATGAGCAGCCACATCATGAAATAAATTCGGAATAGCTTACCACTGGATCAATGAACATATTTTATTTAAGTTGAACAATTTCTTCTCTCAAGTAACTTGCACTGCAGCAGAACCCTTTCAGCACCAAACATGCTACTACCATTATTTTGTAGTGTAAAACTTCCAAATCCTTCTAAATTTTGTTTGTAATATCCTTGTTAATAAAACTAACACTCGGCCAAAGACAGCAGGCCTAACCTGTAAATGTACTTAACAATGAAGACAAGACAATGATTCATCATCAGTTTAATTACTTGTAGAATGCCAGTTCATCTTGATTCCTGAACTTCTTACCTACAAAAACGTTGATAGATTTTTTCCAGTTAACAATATTCTAATGGTTGGCGACAAGAACACCAATATACATTGAAAGTTAACAATAGGACAGTATACATTGGATTTAATCTGCATAATATACTCGATAATTTAAGAAGGAATCATATTTGGCTCGCTGTTCTCGATGGTTATCACATAGAACTTGATGTCTGCAAAATTGGTGTCTGCGTCCTCAAGGCGATTCCAGAAAACTGAAGAGATTCTTAGTGAATTAGCTTCTGTTCATAGAAAACAAGTTCCCATGTATGTGCAACAAATTTATGCAATACTAATGGCTCCAAACCATATATATGCGCTCTGTATGAAGGTTTTACAGCTTGATAATGGAAAACAATGTCACCTAGATGCAATGTAGCAATTTCCAAAATTGATTATGAGTGTTATATAAAGATGGCGCTAATTAGTTGGGCATGGGAATCAGTTCTAGCAAGATGGCACTTTTCCATTACGACTCAGGTTTCTAACCAAAACAAGACCTCTAGGAAAATTGATGTTTTGAAAAATCATGAGTCTACATAGCAATGAgaaaaataatgaacatttaaCAATAAAAGTGCAGGACGCATATTCTGAACCTATGTATAAGCAATAATAATTTGACACTGAAGCACAAATTTAGGAATCCCCATTCATGCCCGCACCATCCAAAAATCAGCCATCTGATGTTTAGGAGCTACAggttgaagaagacaaacctgaAGAGTAGGTACTCGACCAGAATTGTGCCGGTGCCAAAGAAGCACTGCAAGCACAACATTGGCATGGTTAGGATTAGTCAATCTTAATCCCAATCATCCAGGCAACATTTGGCATGTTTAGGAATAGTCCGATCTTAATCCCAATCAACCATGCCGGCTAATCTTAAATCCACACGAACCCCAGCACGGGTACCTCCGTCCACACGAACAAATAGCACCCACAAGAAGAAAAGACAGCAGGACGCCCAATTCATCGCAGCCGACCACAGACCGGCGAAACCCGCACGGCACCCTCTGCAGGTGGAAAGGATTCTTCACCTGTGTAAACAATTCTTCAGGTACAGAAGGTTTATCTCATCCTTGAGGGTTGGACCAACATTTGATTTGCTGgaatagggggggggggggggggggggggagcgaCCTTGCAGGTAGGGGACGGGCGGAGCCCAGGAGGCGCCTCACCTTGATGTGCGTGGCGGGTTCCTGGAGGCGCGGAAGCACTCCTGCCCGGCGGCGGGGTCATCGGCAAAGCGGCGATGGAAGGAGCCCAGGAGTCCCTCGCCTCGGCACGCGTGCCGGGTTCCTGGAGGCGATCGAGCACGGCCGTAGCGGTGCCGTACGCTTCGTCGCCGGCGGCAAGCTTGGAGGGAAGAGAGGGGCAAGGCAGCAGGAAtggagcggcggcggcgccgaACGAGGGCAGGAGGCCAGCGCCCGCGGCGGCTCCAATCGGTcctcggcggcggcggatcgTTTCGGATATCGGCGGCGGCTCGTATTGGAGTAGAGATGGGATCGAGAGGAGTCGGCAATGAAGGATGGGATCGAGGTCGCTGCTATGGGCAGGAGGGATCGATCGTATGGTTTTGTTTGGCACGGGTTTTCCTCGCAGGAGCGTAGCGAGTTAACCTCGGAGGATGACGAAAATAAAACGGAGATGGGAGGATGACAAAAAAAAAACCAATAAAAATAAATCGTGTAGATTATTCATCAACTGCTCCATTAAGAGTAGAGATAGGATTCCTTGagaggggaaagagagagggggggtcggccacctctccttgtcccaataggactaggggagggggaggcgcgcagcccaccttgggctgcccctttctcctttccactaaagcccactaagtcCCATATAGCTTCCGGGGATTCCTGTAAcatcccggtactccggtaaaatctcgatttcatctgaaacacttctgatatccaaacatatgcttccaatatatcaatctttatgtctcgaccatttcgagactcctcgtcatgtccatgatcacatccgagactccgaactaacttcggtacatcaaaatgcataaactcataataactgtcatcataacgttaagcgtgcggaccctacggttcgagaacaatgtagacatgaccgagacacgtctccggtcaataaccaatagcgggacctggatgcccatattgtctcctacatattctacgaagatctttatcggtcagaccgcataacaacatatgttgttccctttgtcatcggtatgttacttgcccgagattcgatcgtcggtatccaatacctagttcaatctcgttaccggcaagtctctttactcgttctgtaatacatcatcccgcaactaactcattagttgcaatgcttgcaaggcttatgtgatgtgcattaccgagaggacccagatatacctctccgacaatcggagtgacaaatcctaatctcgaaatacgccaacccaacatctacctttggagacatctgtagagctcctttataatcacccagttacgttgtgacgtttggtagcacacaaagtgttcctccggtaaacggaagttgcataatctcatagtcataggaacatgtataagtcatgaagaaagcaatagcaacatactaaacgatcgggtgctaagctaatggaatgggtcatgtcaatcagatcattcaactaatgatgtgacctcgttaatcaaataacaacacttttgttcatggttaggaaacataaccatctttgattaacgagctagtcaagtagaggcatactagtgacactctgtttgtctatgtattcacacatgtattatgtttccggttaatacaattctagcatgaataataaacatttgtcatgaaataaggaaaaaaataataactttattattgcctctagggcatatttccttcagggccCACCCACGCCTCGAATAGTGGCCCGTAGGCCAAACCTGAGCTTGGTGATATTCTAATTTTATTGCCTTTTGCAGAGTTTGCCCTGCAGAATATCATCTACTTCAGCATGGTTCTAATTAACTTGCCATTATGTGTATTTGTTTTTACTTAATCAACTTTCAGCGTAAAAAGGAATTTTTTATGTTTATTAATATTCCAACATTTGTTCATCATCTATTAAACTTATTCACTTTTTGTTCAACTAAATTCGTAAGAGTTCATTCGTTCCATATTTTTTTTCACCTATTAAAATCTATTGTTCAATTTAGGTAGGCATTAAACATTTTTAATGTACGTGAACATTTTTTGAGTACACATTGAACCTTTTGTGTAATCGATGCTGAACAATTTCCGAATACACACTGAACATTTTTTGTAATATACGTTGAACACATTCTTAATATGTGAGAACAATTTTATAATGCATAGTTAATGTTTTTTTGAAATATACTGTGAACAATTTTGTAATATAGGATGAACATTTTTGTATAAAAAATGGAACATTTGTTTGCGACAAAAGAACTGAACATTTGTTTTTAATAGGTTAAAtagaaaaaaacaaatttgaaCGTTTGTTAAACATTTTTATTAATTGCCTGGTTTTTTTGTTCAATATATTTACATATCTCTTTTTTGTTCAAATTGTTAACAAAAAAGATGTTCAACTACTTATTTATGGTTGAACAATTGTTTATTAAACCTGTTTCATTCGGTTCAACATTTGTCAAATCAATTCTTGTTCATTCCATTCTTTAAACTTGTTCATTAAAAGGGTTCAGCTACTTTTATTATTAAAGAAATTCATGAGAAGTTCTTATATCACATAGTCAATTGTAAAGACAATGAAATTCAACTACCACTGGTGAAATCATTCCTGCATGAACATGTACACATTAATCTTATTCAACATTTTACAGCAATAGAGGGTTGTTAGATATGATTTTGTGGCCTAACTTTATTTAATTTCTTCCTATTCTTCAGCGATTCCGCATATTCAAATTAATCTCATGAGGAACATATTTTCCTTGGAAATACAATAGTGGTACATAAGCCTACTTTCGCTGATATTACGAGTAATCTTTTTTTCTTCGCACTTGATAATGTTCTTTTCCAACAATTAACATAAATTAAATTGTTACAGGTGCACAGAGACATGGATGAACAGATGTGCAAGTGGATAGAATTACAAATGCAAAGAGAGCCAACAAATATCTGCCCACTTGTGAAACTAGTTTTTTCTTTGAGAACATTTATTCCATTATGTAGCAAGTTGTGCCAATACAATGTTTCTGCTGATTCTTTTTGTCTCTGAATATTGTTCAACAACACAAGAATTTACCCTTCACTTTACTCTTCAATTTGGTATATACACTGAACATTTGTTTTTTTCTCATTCTAATTACTCTTCAGATTACTAGAAAATATATTGCTGCAAATTCAGAACCAACAATTAGTACAAATTCTTGTACTAAAAGTTGTTAATTCTTATTATTATCCTCAGGTCTGCATTTCTCACTGTACAAATTCAGAAACAAAATTATTGTACAAACTTTTGAAACAACTGAAACAGTCACGAAAAAATTCAGGAAACAGCCACGAAAAGGTACAGGAAACAGCCGTGAAAAAGTTCAGGAAGCAGCGTAcacttttttttttgagaattgGGAAGCAGCGTACACTTCTTTTTTTAGCAACGGGAAGCAGCGTACACGTACGCGAAGCAGTATGGAAACAGCCCGTTCGAATTAACAAACGGGGCAAACTTAGTTAACGGGCCGCGAACAAGCCAGCCCGCACGGACGAGACCTCTATCAGCGAAACCTCCTCATCTTGACGCTCGCGAGCGTCGAGCAGGAGCTCTCCTCCTTCCCATCGCGCTGGAGCTCGCTCACCCGTTCCCGCGCCGATCTCCAAACGCCGGCCATCCACCGGCCCGACGCGCGGATAAGGAGGCCACCCCGGCGCCGTAGGCTAACCCTAGCACCCTTCCCCTCTCTCTtccttcctcctcgcgccgccactCTCTCCCGAGCGCACACCCATCGCTGTCGTCGCTGCGCCTAGCCGTTCCAAGACATCCAGGAGGACCGCCGGGCTCGCCTCCGTCGTCTGCAGCACCGGATCTTCGTCGGGGAGCCCCTGCATCGCCGCCATCACCTTGTTCCCCACCGCCTCGGCTGCCGTCGATCCGCTGCGAACACCACCGCTCCAACGCCTCTCCAGCTTCCCCAAGACCTTTCTCGAGCTCCGCTGTGAGCACCACTTCGACCCCCTCTCTTTCTGTGCTCCCGGGGACCCTCTAGCTAACTGGCCCCGCCGCCGTGCTCCGGCTGCCGCCATGGTTGCAGCCCACGAGCCGTGCACGCTCCCAAGCCCCCGCGCGGGCCACTGGCGCCCTCCAGGGAGCGTGCCGCACCTAACCGAAGCCCCAGGCCCCCAGCTAACCCCCCTAACCGCTCTCGTTGCATTTCTGACGAAGGTCCGACTCCGGCCGCTGCCTGGCATAGCCGCAGCGGCCACCTCCGTCCACCAATGAGTCGCCCGCCACCGCAGTTCGACGCGGAACATCGACCCCGTCCTGTAGAGCCTAGGCACGGTCCAAATGGACGCCGGAATCGGCCGGACGGCCATCGCCGGCGTTCGGCCTCGCCGCCGGTGACACATCGTTAGCCACTGACAGCCCCCCTAATTACCCACTAGGTCTGTGACAAATGGGACTCATGCCCAAATTAACCACGAGTTTATTTAGGCACAAACTAAACTAACCTAATGACATGCAGACATGGGGTCCTACCCCCTTTTAATTAACCCACGTTTTAATTAATCCTGTTTAACACTGCAGCCACTGACAGGTGGGGCTATCCACTATTCCAGTGGATAAAGCTGACCCAGTCAGCCTGCTAACTGGGCAACTGGCCCACCAGTCAGCCTCTGCTGGCTGGGCCATTGACCCAGTCAATAGGGCCCACTATCAGCCACAGTGTGCACTGCTGTGTGCACTCCGCTGGGCGCACATAGCAATTATTATTTTATATTTTTGGACTAAATAAATTTTAGAAAATTCAAAAATCATATAATTAATCTGTAAGTcagatgaaaataatttatatatgaaagttgctcagaaaaatctaacgaatccgaatatgcaatccgttcatctgtcacatgcctcTAGCAGGATGAACATGGATCATTTCCCTCCGATTCATTTGTCCGAAAAATGCCAAACACCGGGAAAACATTCCCAGATATTTTCTCTGTCTGTGTAGCCCGgtgttaggtcacccctagcattgcacattgccatgtcatgcatcgtGATGCACTTGCTtgctttatttttatttttttccctcttctctccggtagacatCGAGATAGATGCTGCTCCAGAGTACGACTACACCTCTGACGTTCAGCCACTCTCAgtagagcttccaggcaagcaaaaccccatTGGTCATTCCTATATCACCCATTCCttctctctcatgcttgcattagattttgctactgttgtTCGTTTGtacctattctgatgcatagcctgatTTTGTAACTTGCTATttgttacctacctgcttatcctatatgtttagtataggttggttagtgatccatcagtgacccctcaccttgtccttgttgcccctgctttatgaccgatgactcgatcaacgtgatcgacgtccagagTCCGACACATCATCTCACACCCCCTTTGTTGTACGACTCTACAGAGCTACTATTGAGTGTCGAGGGTGATACCTCGTAACGCACTCCTGATGATATATCTGTAGTGTAGCTACTCGGTCGTGGATTACGAAGGGTGATTGCTTCTTCACCACTCTTgacgactctgtcgtgcaacacCTCACACTAATTtgaatatggactacatacggataaatatagatgtattttagagtgtagattctcTCCTATTAcaccgtatgtagtccatattagaatctctaaaaagacttatatttaagaacggagggagtaagtAATAACAAACAATTGTCATGTATTTAAGTTAGCATGCTATTTTTGTAAAAATTAACAGGGCATAAAAGTGGTTCCTCTAACCTTCTTCCCACATGCACTAGAAGGAAAAAAGGCTCATGTCATCCTAGATTCTCTCcaatttaaaaataaaaaaacatttTGTAGCTCAAAAAATccatcggatccaaaatccgcgGGTATGCATGGGTGGCGCCAAGGCTCATGTGAGGGTTGCCGCGATCGACATCCGGCAACTCACATATAGGCAGCTCCACCAGCAAAGGGACCAGCCTTTCCTCCTCCCCGCTCCAACGTTCCACCACTCCAGACGTCAGATCCCCTGGCGGAGCACATCATAGCAGGACGAGGAGCTTCGGAAAGCGACACATGTACAGCCGTGTGGCGAGTTCTCTGCTCCGTCGGCTGGTTTTGGGGGCGGTGAAGGAGGAAGCCAGGGTGGACGGCGAGGGAGGAAGCCTTTGATTGCGTTGACCCTCGCGTTGGGTTAGGCTTGCGCACGAGGGTGTGAGGTTTTTTTTTCCTTTACAGAGGGTGGGAGGTGTGGGTGTGACAAAGTGTTAACGTCCATTTATCTCGCGCTACCACGTGGGCAATTTGCCACATCAAAATGAGGTTAAAAATGGTTAATGTCGTGATTTGTAGAGTAATGGTTTTTCGTTGATCAGAACACTATTATGATAGTTTTATGCATTTCACTCGTAAGGTAGGGTGCACCACTAGCGTCCGTCAAGCACAGTTGGCGACGGTAGCTCGGTATGAAGCCAAATCAATGGAAAAGAACTCCATACATTAAACTCGAGTAGTAGTATTTGTGTGTTTAGAGATGGAATTTTAAATCGTGAGTTAACTCCATACATAAACTCGTTCAGAAAATAATAATCCACACTCCTATGCACtatttttttttttgcgggattCCGACCGCCCGTGGCCTCTCTTCATCCCAATCCATGCTGGC from Triticum urartu cultivar G1812 chromosome 3, Tu2.1, whole genome shotgun sequence encodes:
- the LOC125542818 gene encoding uncharacterized protein LOC125542818 isoform X2, producing MNWASCCLFFLWVLFVRVDGVLLWHRHNSGRVPTLQYIYRYLIGNGCRVKRVAIRFYEQNCGMLCSRSAAVSKYLYGLQFCILLKELQLSTVLGENYQGSTSSWRHSHPCLPHGRGPSRG
- the LOC125542818 gene encoding uncharacterized protein LOC125542818 isoform X1, giving the protein MTPPPGRSASAPPGTRHAHQGEAPPGLRPSPTCKVKNPFHLQRVPCGFRRSVVGCDELGVLLSFLLVGAICSCGRSASLAPAQFWSSTYSSVHLQVPYRQRMQGKESCHTFLRAELWHALFKICCSQ
- the LOC125542818 gene encoding uncharacterized protein LOC125542818 isoform X3 codes for the protein MTPPPGRSASAPPGTRHAHQGEAPPGLRPSPTCKVKNPFHLQRVPCGFRRSVVGCDELGVLLSFLLVGAICSCGRSASLAPAQFWSSTYSSVHLQGSAAVQVT